Below is a genomic region from Persicimonas caeni.
CACGAAGCCCTCCTCGCCGACCTCGAGCACGCCCCGGTCGACCCAGTCACCGATGAGCTGGACTGCAAAGAGGGGGTTGCCGCCGGTGCGATCGGCGACCTTGCGGGCCAGGGCGGGCGACAGGTAGAGCAGCTTTTCGATCAGGTCGGCCTGCTCGTGCTTGGAGAGCGGGTCGAGGCCGACGTGGGTGATGGTCTCGTCGACGGCGAGCTCGGCGATCTTGGAGTGAGCGACGGATTCGTCGGCCAGCGCCTCGTCGCGGATGGTGCCGAGCAGCAAGATGGGCAGCCGGGCGCACAGCTCGCTGTCGAGGCAGAAGCGCAAAAAGGCGAGGCTGTCGGTCGACCACTGCAGGTCGTCGAGCCACACGATCACCGCGCGCTTCTGGGCCATCAGCTCGAGCAGGCGGGCGACGAGCGCGTAGCGTTGCTGGGGCCGGGCGAATTGGATCTTGCGTTGGCCCCGGGCGACGTCGGTTTCGGTCGCCGGCGAGATAAGCTCGGCCAGCGCGTCCCACTCGTAGGCGTCGTTGACCCCGCGCGAGCGGTACCAGTCGCGCAGCCGGGCGACGAGGTCGGCGCGGTCGAGGCCGGCGGCGCGAAAGTGGCGCGCGAGCATGCGCGGCAGGCCCTCGGCGCCGCCGGGGTTGGGGCTGTGGGTGGCCTGCAGGTGGACGGCCGCGCCCGATTCGAGGGCGCGCTCGCAGAGCCACTGGGCCAAAAAGCTCTTGCCCACGCCCGACGGGCCGCGAACGAGCGCGGCGCGGGGGCTGCGGGTCTCGATGGCCTCGCAGAGCGTGTTCCACAGGGCGTCGCGCTCGCCTTCGCGGCCGACCATCGGGATATGGCGCAGCCCGTAGAGGCCGAGGCCGGCGCCCAGCAGCCGGATCGAGGGGCGTCGGCCGACCATGTGCTGCCAGCTCGTCGACAAGGGGGCGGTCGTGGCCTCGATGAGCGGGGCGTCGGTGGGTCGCACGTGCCCGGCCAGCTGCTTGTCGAAATCGGGCGCCGAGCTTCGAAGCGCGCGCCCCGGCCCGGTCGAAACCAGGAGGTTGTCGAAGGGCTTGAGCACCAGCGTGCTCGCCCGCGAGTCGAAGCTGTACTCGGCGTCGGCGTCGGTGGGCGCGTCCTCGTCGGGCTCGCTCATCAACAACAGTTGCCAGGCGGCGTCGGCGGCGTTTCGAAAGCGCTCGAGCGGGTTTTTCTGGATGAGCCGTCGCACCCAGCCCTCGAACTCGTCGGGCACCGCGATGCGCGGCTTCAGGCGCGGGACGGGGGCGCGCAGGTGCTTCTTGGCGACCTTGACGATGGAGCGGCCCACGTAGACCGGCTCGCCGCAGACCAGGTAATAGGCCAGGCACCCGATGGAGTAGAGGTCGGTCCAGGGGCCGACGTCTCGCCAGCGTCCGCGAAATTGCTCGGGGGACATGAACGCGGGCGTGCCGCAGGCGCCGCGGGTGGTCGCGTCGTCGACGCGCTCGGCCACGAAGGCGAGCCCGAAGTCGGTCAGCTTGACGCCGGTCCAGTCGGTGTCGTCGCCCAGCAGGATATTGGCCGGCTTGATGTCGCGGTGGACCACGCCGCGAGCGTGGGCGTGGGCCAGGGCGTCGAGCAGCGACAAGAGGATGGAGCGGATCGACCGAAAGGAGAGCTGGCGCTTGATGTCGGCCAGCGAGCCCCGGGGACACAGCTCCATGGCCAGGTACGGGCGTTCGGCGCGCAGCTCGCCCAGCGTCGCCTCTTCGACTTCGGGGGGGATTTGGCCGTAGTCGAAGACCATGACCACGCCGGGGTGGCTCAAGCCGGCGACGGCGCGAACCTCCTGGCGAAATTGGCGTCCGTAATCTTCGTGCTGGGCGCGCGCCTCGGTGACCACCTTGATGGCGGCGGGGACGTCCTGCTCGCGGTGGCGAGCGCGCCAAACTTGTCCCATGGCGCCCTTGCCCAAAAACTCGAGCAGGTCGAAGGGGCCGAGCTGGGCGATAGGGGTGAGTCGTCGATTGTCTGGAACGTTCGAAGCCACGGCGTCACTTGCAAAAGATGGTGCGTAGCAAGGATCGGGGATCAGATTCGATTTGCCAAGTAATAGATTGGAAGGCGAGAGATTGGAAAGCGAGAGATTGATCGGATGGGCGGTGTTGCTCGATAGTGCTTGCCTGTAACCCACCAAACTCGAGGAAAGGAGGAGCTGTGATGGCACAACCCCGACTCATCATTCATGGCGGCGCGGGGAGCGCGCTCAAAGATCCGTCGCGCGGCGACCGGGTGCGCGAGGCGTTGTACGCGGTGATCGACCCGGTCTACGAGATGCTGCTCGACGGGGCGTCGGCCTTCGAGGCGGTCGTCGAGGGGTGTCGGCGCCTCGAGGAGGACCCGACGTTCAACGCGGGGACCGGCTCGGCGATCCAGTCGGACGGACAGGTGCGCATGAGCGCGTCTTTGATGGACGGCGCCACGCAGAGCTTCAGCGGGGTGATCAACGCGATGCGCCTGGCGCATCCGGTCGAGCTCGCCGAGCACCTGCAGGGCGAGCGCGATCGGGTGCTCGACGGGGCGGGGGCGCAGGAGTTGATGCGCGAGCTGGGCGTGCCCCCGCACGATCCGATCGTCGAGCGGCGCTTTCGCCAGTGGATCCGCGAGCGGGAGCGCGGGTTTTCGAAGCAGGCGGTGGAGGTCGTCGCCCAGGAGGATCGAACCGAGCAAGACGAGCCCGACGATCGAGGCCGCGGCACCATCGGCGTGGTCGCCTTCGATAAGGACGGCAAGCTGAGCGCGGGGACGTCGACCGGCGGGCGCGGCTTCGAGCGCGTCGGGCGGGTGAGCGACTCGGCGATGCCCGCGGGCAACTACGCCGACGCCCACTGCGCGGTCAGCGCCACGGGCATCGGCGAGCATATCATCGACGCGTGTTTGAGCGCGCGGATCTGCGTTCGCGTGGCCGACGGCATGAGCCTCGAGGAGGCGCTTCGAAAGTCGTTCGACGAGAGCGAGGCCAAACAATACAGCTTCGGGGCGATCGCCATCGACCACGAGGGCCGCATCGGCTGGGGCAAGACGAGCGATATCTTGCTGGCGGCGTACCGGGTGGGCGACGAGGTGGGGGATACGATTTCGTTGCCGGGCGGAACGATTGTGGGGGTGTTGGGGGCTCTGCAGGGGGTGTGAACCGCGTTGGCGGTCATTGCGGTAGTTTTTTGCGGGTGGCG
It encodes:
- a CDS encoding serine/threonine-protein kinase — its product is MASNVPDNRRLTPIAQLGPFDLLEFLGKGAMGQVWRARHREQDVPAAIKVVTEARAQHEDYGRQFRQEVRAVAGLSHPGVVMVFDYGQIPPEVEEATLGELRAERPYLAMELCPRGSLADIKRQLSFRSIRSILLSLLDALAHAHARGVVHRDIKPANILLGDDTDWTGVKLTDFGLAFVAERVDDATTRGACGTPAFMSPEQFRGRWRDVGPWTDLYSIGCLAYYLVCGEPVYVGRSIVKVAKKHLRAPVPRLKPRIAVPDEFEGWVRRLIQKNPLERFRNAADAAWQLLLMSEPDEDAPTDADAEYSFDSRASTLVLKPFDNLLVSTGPGRALRSSAPDFDKQLAGHVRPTDAPLIEATTAPLSTSWQHMVGRRPSIRLLGAGLGLYGLRHIPMVGREGERDALWNTLCEAIETRSPRAALVRGPSGVGKSFLAQWLCERALESGAAVHLQATHSPNPGGAEGLPRMLARHFRAAGLDRADLVARLRDWYRSRGVNDAYEWDALAELISPATETDVARGQRKIQFARPQQRYALVARLLELMAQKRAVIVWLDDLQWSTDSLAFLRFCLDSELCARLPILLLGTIRDEALADESVAHSKIAELAVDETITHVGLDPLSKHEQADLIEKLLYLSPALARKVADRTGGNPLFAVQLIGDWVDRGVLEVGEEGFVLADGEHAQIPDDIFDVWSSRLDEVLADADDATMCALELAAVLGMEVDDDEWRACLDEAGWAYPEAATQTLLQHNLLEDADTGIRFVHGMLRESLERRAEQHDRLVAHHFICAQVLQRLYDDEPQLAERLGRHLLAAESYQEALEPLLEGAKARGNAMELDVALVLLDLRLAAIDALELPQNAAPRVHNQALRALTEAVRGNHSEAEQLATQALELAEKTEDPLLVATCSFRLAQCHQFQGNQEAALPLHERAKELVRQVGGHDHLLLQIDDALGIALIRVDRLDEAAELLEQARRRAAEQDKEVVEISILRNLGSCERRRSNLDAAEAWLREALQWSKEMGSNLHSCTILFSLGDVVRLQDKPGDAEQFYAAALAESQTLAPNLVPVAKLNLAFVYLQTQRFPEARTAAEKLIEEFERNRNDSYLPYARAVLLPCLAHDADWNAFETLLDDLLAQLDASGRCDADLAIPIQLAGELASKAGRREVARRALRFAALQWEKVGDEARQRATLQKMETISTPSA
- a CDS encoding isoaspartyl peptidase/L-asparaginase; translation: MAQPRLIIHGGAGSALKDPSRGDRVREALYAVIDPVYEMLLDGASAFEAVVEGCRRLEEDPTFNAGTGSAIQSDGQVRMSASLMDGATQSFSGVINAMRLAHPVELAEHLQGERDRVLDGAGAQELMRELGVPPHDPIVERRFRQWIRERERGFSKQAVEVVAQEDRTEQDEPDDRGRGTIGVVAFDKDGKLSAGTSTGGRGFERVGRVSDSAMPAGNYADAHCAVSATGIGEHIIDACLSARICVRVADGMSLEEALRKSFDESEAKQYSFGAIAIDHEGRIGWGKTSDILLAAYRVGDEVGDTISLPGGTIVGVLGALQGV